The Zymobacter palmae DNA window CCGCCTTCACAAAACTGTCTTTGGCCCATCCCTGTTCACCGCCTTCCTCGCCCGGCGTACCGTATACCCGGACTTCACCGCCGATCGCGTCGATGACATGGCGCAACGCACTGGCGGCCAGTGATGATGTGGTGCCGAACAGGTTGTGGCCACAGGCGTGACCGATATCGGGCAAGGCATCATATTCGGCAAGAAACACGATAACGGGACCGGGTTTCGCACTTGCGTAGCGGGCATCGAACGCGGTGCGATGACCTGCCACCTCCTGCCGTACGGTAAACCCTTGCTGCTTCAGTAGAGCCACTAGGGTATCGCGGGCAAAGAACTCATGATTGCTGGTTTCAGGCGTTGCGTGGATCTGTAGCGCTGCCTGTTGGTAATCGCCTAAGAACGTCTCCACGAAGGTGTCGATTGCATCGCGTAGTGCCATTTGTCCCATCCCTTTAGTTTTTCGTCGAATGTGGGTGCGCGCGGCTTCATAACCGCGATAAGTGATCATGATCAGCAATCGCTATTTTTATGTGATGAAATAAAAAAGAGGCTGATCTGACGGCGTAGAACACGACGGTATGAAATAAATAACTTATTTAAGTGCGCGTTATTTACATATTCTTAAAACATATGACGTGGAGCGTCAATCGAGGGGCTAGACGCATATGATCTTAAGATATAATGCGTGCAGTGTTTCTTTTACATGTGTGATAAAGGTTCATTGATGGCAACGGTGGTGGAACCGGCCGTTGCTTTGGCGAGGCGCGATGACGATGGATGGCCTGCAGCCACAGCACACGATGGGTCACCAACGGCGCATACGGTGCTTTTCATTGACAGGATTTCATAAGGAAATAGGGACTAATCGCCTTATTTATCTTCATTGAATAATAAGAATAGAGCTGTCGTATTACCTATGATTAGCGTAGGAATAATACGGTTATGCAGGATACGCTGATAATGAATGTCGCAGCAGTAAACGTATGGGGGATACCATGCGACATGTACGACATCTGTGCCGTTGCGTGGTAAGAGACGGTTTCATAACCTGAGCGATGGCTTTTACCCTCTCTAAAATAGACGGTTTCTACCGCAATTTTGTGGTTTGAAGTCCCTTCAATGATATGGGTATTGGGGTTATGAAATAGGCGCTAAAGAGCGGGTCATCCAATAGGCTCCACCACGTCGCCACACCATCTGTGCCGCTGCGCATGAAGAAGTGGATAATCCGATAGGCCTTACCGTGTTGCCACCGTATCCGCGCCACTACGCATGAGGGAGCGCTGCCATACGCTGAGCTCTCGTTGCTCGCGTAACGTCGTGCGTTGTGGTGAGGTTCGTAGTGTCGGGTAGGTAGCCTGATGGCTGGCGGGAGCATTGATCGTCTGCTTGTATGCCGCTTCGTCGGGAGGAACAGGAACATGCCGACCACACCAGTGACTGTGTGGCATGGTGCGTAACGCTTGGCGCGTCGCCGCCTTGAGTGCTTATTGAGGAGCGCTCTTCGCCGCTATGGGAAGCGGCGGGGCGATTGTCAGGGATGTAGAGGGCGACTTTCAGGCCTGCTGGGCCTCGTCATAGGCCGTCTGGGCGGCGATGATGGCGTTCATGTTGTGTTCGGCCCAATGGGTGAGCACCGTGACGGTCTCCGTAAGCGTTTGGCCCAGTCTTGTCAGACTGTATTCAACCGTGACCGGTACAGTGGGCTGCACTTCGCGGTGAACTAGGCCATCGCGTTCAAGTCGACGCAGGGACTGCGTCAGCATTTTCTGTGAAATGCCCTGTATGTCGCGTCGCAGGCTGTTGAAGCGAACGGGTCCCTGTTCTAGCCGATCCAGAATCAGCAAGGCCCATTTGTCGGCAAGCCGTCCCAGCACTTCTCTGGCCGGGCAGCAGTCGTTGTAAATATCGTAGGTAAACCGTTCACTCATAACCACTGTGTTCTCTTGAGGTAGTCACTCGGAGGTAACGTAGTGTCGTGCAGGTGCCTTCTTTCACGACATTACCATTGTGTATAAGCTGAAAATGATTTTCATTGCCTAGTAGGGCGTCTAGGTGTGTATCCGTCGTCTGCATCGGCGGCTGAAAGCGAGCTGTCTTGCAATGAACGCTAGGCCTATGCCTCTCGAGCGAGGACGCTGTTTTCCTGCACGAAGCGCGCCATTTTGACTATACCTACCTCTCTATGGGGTCGACAACGTTTAGCGACCATAAGGGTGCCTGACATCAGTAGGCACGTGAATGCTTTTTCATAGCGAATGACCTGACTGTAAACCTTAGGAGGTTTCCATGCTGACTCGATTTAATACCGCAGTGGCTCACTCTGATTTTGGGCGACTTCTGCTGCGCCTGACGTTCGGCATCCTGATGTTGTTCCACGGTGTTTCAAAAGCCCAGCACGGTATCGGCTGGATCTCTGCCATGCTAGACGCCAAGGGCATCCCGGGGTTTATTGCTTACGGCGTCTTTATTGGTGAAATAGTTGCGCCGATTCTGATTATCATCGGTGTGCTGACGCGTCCTGCAGCGTTGGTATATGCCTTTAACCTGCTGGTTGCGACGCTGTTGGTGGGTATGGGACGTTTCTTCTCGCTGACGGACGTCGGTGCATGGGCTCTGGAAACCGAAGCGCTGTATTTCTTCGGCGGGCTTAGCATCATGTTCCTGGGCGCTGGTCGCTATGCACTGGGGGCCAACTCACGCTGGTCATGACGGCGTGAAGGTGCGGCCGTCTGAATGTGCCATCATCAGGCGGCTGCACGAATGGTTCGCTAGAGCGCTAATCGTAGATGTATTGCGTCAGGCATGACGCAAGATTCAATGCGATGAGTGGACGATTTTTCTATACCGATATTTATCGTCTATCAAACAGTAGCCGTATCGCCCTTAAGATGGAAAAGGACAATTGGCTGCCCTATGCTGTTGCCTTAACGGCATGTATTCAGAACCTCAATGCCCACGTCATTGCGGGGGCTTTAACGCATCACATTGCGGTAAAAACCATCTGTCTTTAAAAGAGCAAAAGCGATCATTCAGGTAATGAAATAGTCTCTAGACA harbors:
- a CDS encoding winged helix-turn-helix transcriptional regulator, giving the protein MSERFTYDIYNDCCPAREVLGRLADKWALLILDRLEQGPVRFNSLRRDIQGISQKMLTQSLRRLERDGLVHREVQPTVPVTVEYSLTRLGQTLTETVTVLTHWAEHNMNAIIAAQTAYDEAQQA
- a CDS encoding DoxX family protein, with amino-acid sequence MLTRFNTAVAHSDFGRLLLRLTFGILMLFHGVSKAQHGIGWISAMLDAKGIPGFIAYGVFIGEIVAPILIIIGVLTRPAALVYAFNLLVATLLVGMGRFFSLTDVGAWALETEALYFFGGLSIMFLGAGRYALGANSRWS